A window of Scylla paramamosain isolate STU-SP2022 chromosome 36, ASM3559412v1, whole genome shotgun sequence genomic DNA:
TGGAGGAGTGTGGGGCCTCCCCacactcctccatctctccctccctccctggcgtGCACAATCCTCACCAGGGGGGATGGCGGCCCCATAGGGCTGGGATGGGGGAGGACACATGCCCACACGACCCTCACGCCAGTCGTTGAACAGTTTGTAGATGGCAAAGGAGGCCAGGGTGGCCCAGGgggtcttgtcctcctcctggttctctGCTGTGGTGACGGGCGGCTTCACGAAGCTGATCAGCGCCGCCTCAGCCGCCGCCTGCTTGGCCAGCTGCTTTGAAGACCCAAACCCTCGGTACTTCTGCCCGTCAATCTGAGGAGAGGCAGCATTCAAGGGGCGGCTCCCCTCACCCAGGGTGACATATTCGGCACGGCAGTGTTTCATGAACAAACTCAGGAGTAAGGCATTAGCAAGCAAGAAaggcaaaaaagtaaaatagctCAACATATCCTCAGGCTATTTTTTGTCCCATACCGCACCAGGTACCTCGACAGATATGCAAAATGGCTGGCCAACGCCTCCCTCCTGCTCCGTGGTGTAGGTGACGCCCGGCCGCAGCTCATTCAGGCACATGACAGCATTCTTGGGCTGCACGTACCTGCGGATCTTGAGGTTCTTGGCTCCTGGCACCTTCTTTCTCTTGACCTTGATGCCTGCCACCACACATTAATTGAAAGGTCGCAACACACTTGCCATTGAAATAAAAAACCAACCTGCCTCAGCCTGCTAGCAAACATGGGATACGGgacacaagggagagagagagctttgagCCGAGTGGAGCCGCCAGCGGGCATCCATCACCTCCCTGCTGGATGCCAAGGTGTGCCTCATGCCAGATCACCCCTCAAATTTTGCTGGAATGACTGGGTAGGGTTCAGTACGGCCCGTACTTCCCACCTCAGTCAGACATCCATGACAAGTGTGGGCAACACGCTTCAATTAATTAAAGTCTCTGAAAATGTCTCTACGACTGTTAAGTATACACCCAGCCTCATGCATGGCACCGTTAGAAGAGTCTTTTGATAACTCTCTGTGGTTGGTGAAGACAGTGCAAGCTTGTGACTTTGCCAATGTAGGAAGTTACCACAAGATTCTTCACTGGGTTTCTGGAGTGCTACAATTAACTAAAGTCGTGAGGAGACATAACAGGTGAGGGGACCAAAGCCGGCCCTGCGCGGCCAGCAAGCTAGCTCGCTGTCAAAACAAAGAAGAGCTCGGGTGAATATACTGCTAAAGAAAAAACATCCATCAAAACACTTTTATCACATTaacttataataaaaataaaactcaagTTATGTGATGGTAGACGAGATGCATGGACGCTGGGAGGCCTTCAGCAAAGTGAAGAGAACAGTCACATCCTTGACACCATTAACTTTTTCATTACATTACTTTCACTGCCGTTACAAACCATTAAATCTTATCCACCTTGAAATGCAAGCCGTCCTCTCtgctctacacacacacccagcagtccacacaccacaacaaaggAGTGAGCACAAAACACAGTCCCAGTGAGGGAGAACACGAGATATGGAGGCAAGGCAAGAGTTAGACCAGTACCACTGACACGGCTACATTACTTCACCAGGGAACTAGTCACAGAGGGCTAAGTACAGCTCACTGGGCTCTTAGGGGAGGACTTCAACAGGTAATGGTGAGAATGGACATCACCCTCACCTAGCTAAGAATTTAAAGAGttcctatttatcttccttatcgGAATATCTTTCACTACATTACTTGAATCTTTCAGCCTGGAGTTAGCTAAGGGCATTTCTTCTATCACTGCTTTGTAGTTAGGTTAATATTATGATAATGGAGAGAAAGCATAATTTACTTGGGAAGCTGCCTTTATAACAAGCTGTAAGATGCAAGGGGGTGGGGAGCAAAGGAACATAAAGATACCAAACCTTGTCAACTTTACGGGAAGAAAAGCAAATTGTATATCTAACTCCATTCCCCTTCAACTTTCAAATCAACTCCTGGTaacttattcatcatcatcatcaacattctATTTGTCCCCATCTCTCTCAATTCTTCCAGTAATCAATTTTAAGGTCATTTGCAACAAGGGTACCATTCACAACACTTCCCAGGACAAGGACACCAGCACAGGGGCAACACCAGGAGCCACAATGCCTGATAAAATTATGAACTTAACATTGTACGAAAAACTCAAGTGCCATACGGCTTCACACACCATCCTCCCTACCTCCAGGCTTCTCCCAGGGGCGCTTGCGGGTCTCTGCCTGCTGTTCCCCCTCCTGCATTGAGGCATCACTGTCAGACACCATCACGTGGGACTGTTGGGGAGAGAGTCACATAGAGAATGGAGtctaaactaaacctaacaaaATTAAACAATCTAAATCAAACATAAGACCACTGCCACCATTCCAACACTGCCCTCCCATGTTCCTCTCATCCCCTCACCTCCTGTCCCTCCATTTTCATGTCCATATCAGGTGCATGCATGTCTGTGTTGTGGTTGTCCTGGCCAGCCATGTCTGAGCTGTTCTCCTGGTAGAAGTCGAGATTGGCGGCAGGTTGACTGTTCAGTTCAGGGGCTGGGAATGCGTCCACGGGAGGCTCAGGCACAGAAGCTGTACGCCAGTTTCGACCACGACCTGCAGCGGATGATGAGGGGTTGTAATAGTGTTGCTCTTGGTGGAGGTGCAGTTAAGTGACTGTTATAGTGATGTGTCTTgagttcatttattttatttattttaatgtaaAGGTACTGGCCAAGGGTGATCAAATATTGATATGAAAGAGTGAAATAAAAGGTCCATTGAGGTGTTAGTCCCTAAGCAAgagccttgagagagagagagagagagagagagagagagagagagagagagagagagagagagagagagagagagagagagagagagagagagagagagagagagagagagagagagagagagaatcagacatACACAGAAACTGAGATaaaacagagacagacggacagagagggAGTCCctgtttaacacacacacacacacacacacacacacatacactcacctaCCATCCCTATGCATAACATTTATCTATCCCTGTATAAACCACAAATACatattcatattattttatCCGTACAGACAAAACTTACATATCTATCCATGTATAATACTCTTTTCTGATGCAATatagtcatgagagagagagagagagagagagagagagagagagagagagagagagagagagagagagagagagagagagagagagagagagagagagagagagagagagagagagagagagagagagagagagagagaccacttaATTGCCAGTTtccatacatacacagataTCAACGATTTATCCTTATGCATACAACTGCCCTCTCCCTGCGTACATTATACACACTCATACGCATCTATTACATAAAACACATATTTAAAACATACTTATAAATAAAACCACACAAAGATTtatccccctacacacacatacacacacacacacacacacacgtgcacgcaTACCCAGGCACCATCATTATCTAACCTACCCCCTTTTAAAAAGCAAACATTCTCAACACCTTTACCTAATATAAAACTtgtcgaaaaaaaaatctttcaaatTCTCTATTGATTTTATAtcgacccacacacacaaacttccgCTGAATACTAAAAATCCCAGTATATTTAAGCGCCATGTCCTCAAATTCCAATAAAAACTAAAGATCTGTCaataaaacgatgaaaaaaacacgagaaattATTAGATTGGAAACTGAAATggggtttgtctgtctgtttttccctCCCCATATATAACAGAACCTACCAGACCATACATTTCTAACCTATATACTGGCTTAAATACGAGTCAAATAATCCACGAGGTATATCTTCCACTCACACAGGGTAAAAATTGTTAAAGAAAAAGGCGAAATTATCATATATGGAACAGAAATGGCGTCTCTCCCATACATCACCTCGACCTTCCAAACCATACATTACCAACCATACACTGGCTTAGATGAGCGTCACATAAACCACTCGGCACTAGTATCGACCATACAAAGCGAGGAAGCCGTGGCGTTACGGGGTGGGTAGTAAATTAAATAATAGAGAAAtggcgggaagagagagagagagagagagagagagagagagagagagagagggagagatccTGCCCGGCCTCGTGGTAAAGAGCTGAAATACGGAAACTATAGTATTATCCTAACTACCGGTGACTTCCACGGGTAGTTACTACCGTTAGGTCACAGTGGCTCAAGGCGAAATAGCGGTATGGTGTCTGTGAGGCGAGAAATTAGCGTGAAATAggcctacctcttcccctcatgGCTGTGTTGCAGCGGTCCCTCGTCTCAGGATTGACAACTCTTCCGATGGCTCACTTCCTtgattgttatttatttctctacttTATAGCATCTAAAGCTCATCTGTGATGCGTTATTTTGCTTCtcaatttctttaatttatttttcattggtcCTGGTTTATTAGGTTTGTTGGATTATTATTTTTGGCTGTATAATGGACTGTCAAATTAAGTTGGCATTCTTGTTGTAGGAGAGAATGGCATAATCAATTATTAAATGGTAAACtttgatattttcttctttatttattcatttattctagtGTATTTCGTGTAATTAAATGGGAAATTATTGTTTAATTGCGTGTTCCGGTCTCCGTGCATTATTAGCTATTTAAATCagatacagattttttttttatttaacataaCTAGACAATGATATCTGTCATTACAATTAAAACCCTTAATATGGTACCATTTTATACGCCACCCTGTCAAGCACGATAACTAAGTCAcaccacactgccactcacCTCGTTGACTACCATTACTCTTACGCTATCATTCCTCACCCTAATTCCCCTTTAAAATATACCATTAACATAAAGCCTTTAATTAATACCGTTGTTCCTTACACCACCGCGAACTGTCACCATTAACTTTACCATTACCCTCAAAACGTCCTCTGTTACCACTAAGCCACCATACCTATCACTACCATTACCCTTATTCTGCCCCTTACCATTACCAGTCACACagattactattattcttaagCCACCTTCTACCATTACTctataaaggaggaggcagtagacacctgccgaaacggtAAAGCTctgttcagggagtgctgtgaacttattaaacccagctgtgactgcactgaacgtttccctttgtgtctcacaacacaagggggcagtcacagtctgccctctaaggataactctcttcctccacacaaaaccacaagcacctaataacacacacccttcactcaaaaaataaaaaataaataaaatcatggcgactcctacaccagcctcggagtccccatctggggaggggaccataaatgtccccaggtcggactgcctttctgtcgacgaccctaagtgtcttgacacccccctcaactttttcttcattaacttctgcaacattcgcggtctaagatctaattttcaatctgtagaacaaaaaagagagaaaaaaaaacgataacttAGGCAGAGGTTTGGGTCCATCTCGTCGAGCGAAGTGCTTTGCTGGCAGTCTACTTCAGCAGGTTACCAATcgagaaaatacaaaactatGCTTCTTTATCCAGTCTTACAGCATATCCTAACACTATATATGCATATTATTTAATAGTATCATAATCAGTTTGCTAGAATTTATATACGGTATTCTGCAATTCTCAAGTACTTAAGTGTTTAAGTACAAGTAACTGAATTTTTGAAGCTCCAAGGAAGGCTGACTGCAAGGCATGATATAATGTGAAGTATGGTTTAAATTTgataaataatgcaaaaaagaaagacaaggatgactaaataaataaaatgcatagATCCAAAAgccataacaaaataaaatatgcaaaaaaaacaccccaaataaTGACACCAGAAGACAATAGGAAGAgtaaaacaatcaaaacaatcAAGAGACCACCACAGTGATAAAAAGACACAGGTACACCttcaattaatttattatcGTCAGAGGCCAGAACCACGACCACCTCAGTACAGCTTGGTCTCCTGGCGCTGCTCGGAGCTGATCTTGTGGTACTTGGCCAAGTAGTCAGTGAATTCCTGGTATGGGGACTTGGTGAACACAGTCTCCTTCCATAAGTCGGGGGTGAGGTAAGCATAGGTCTTGGCAATGGCAGCATAGGTAGCCTTGGCAAAGTTACCTAGGGTGGCAGTCTGACCCCGGGCACTGGTGTAGCAGTCCTCAATGCCAGCCATCTGCAGTAGCTTCTtgggcactgaggcagccacaATGCTGGTTCCCCTGGGTGCTGGGATGAGGCGCACCAGTACTGAGCCGCACTTGCCAGTCACCTGAGAGAATGAAGGTAGCAGTGGTTGTAAAGTGATTTGATGCAAGataaacggaggaggaggcagtagacacctgccaaaacgataattactcccaatgaggtctaaagcactgttcagggggtgctgtgaagtTCCACCTTCTGCTGGACATTACTGGAGTTTCAACTGGCAGACATTACACAAATATAAAGTTAATCTCTAAAGGTACcaatgaaacacacaaatttaCCTGGAAATGAACAGCACAACTTTGCACAAACAATCCTAGCTCGCAACCCAACAAGGCACCCAAACAGAGGTACCAGTGAAGCTTAGCAACCTGCCCAGcttaaaacataagaaaacagtCACCTTGCAGGGCACAGTGTGGGGCTTGCCGATCTTGTTGCCCCAGTAGCCTCGCCTCACTGGGACAATGGACAGCTTGGCAAGGATGATGGCGCCGCGGATGGCTGTGGCCACTTCCTTGCTGCACTTCACACCCAGACCAATGTGCCCGTCAAAGTCACCAATTGCAACGAAGGCCTGGAATGGAAGGTTGTTAATTAGTgactgggggaggaagggatgctgtgaggatgaagaggaggaaggatgctgtgaggaagagatagaggaggagcaagagaaggtACATTGTgagaaagaagcagagaagAAGATGCTGGTAACAGTTTGGTTAAGTAATTGGAAAGGATAAGGAGAATGGGGGAaggtacaggaaagaaaagtgttttgGAACAAGAGAGTGGCTGAGAGGTGGAGTCTAATGATGATATTAAGCaacaggaaggaagtaaaagggGCAGGGAAGTGGAAGCTGTTTGAGATCATGACAGGAAAGTGTTTTAGAGTGCGATTATTAAGTGAACAGTCTGATATCAGTGTGTGAGGGTAACGGGGCGCCAGTCCACAGGGTACAGACGCGCGGgtccctcccttactctccctgcATTCCTCATAGAACTGTCCCACACAGGGAGAGCACTCAAGTGTGACAGGGTGCCCTAAGCAAAGCCTCTTGTTAGGTAATTCCACACCTTACCAAAGTTAACCAGTGGAACATTTTGGCTCCAGAAAAAATTGCCATGCATTACAATACCAAGAACAAAGATGAAACCAAAGAGTTATAAGCTCCTTCTAtgcaaaataacaagtaaagcCACAGGATATGAACATAATTCACTCAAACTAGCTAATGAACATCTGCATCTCTCCTGCAtacaaagaaattaataaaaactaaagaaagaacCTCATATTCTCTCTAACAAAAGGGTACCACATTTCTCCAAGCACCGCAGGACAGCAGCACCTCACCTTGAAGCGAGTGCGCTGCCCGGCACGGGTCTGTTTCTGCACAGGCATGATCTTGAGCACCTCATCCTTCAGCTTGGGGCCCAGGAAGAAGTCGATGATCTCATACTCCTGTGATccaagaaaaaagggaaatgagtgaaggaagagcacatggatggatggggatgataggtggaaataaatgGACTGCCACGTGGAGGTCTGGCTTCATACAGTCTCCGTGCTTTGTACTCTTACTAAATAGAGAGGACACAAATTCATGGATGGGTATCAGAAGAAATGGAGACATTTCTTTTCATACAGGAACTAAATGgagagacaaatttatggaatgGGATGACATCAGATAAAAGGTGCATTAAGCAAGGGTGTTTGAGGGTAACGGAGCGCCAGTCCACAGGGTACAGACGCACGGAgccctcccttactctccctgcATTCCTCATAGAACCGTCCCACACAGGGAAAGCACTCAAGTGTGACAGGGTTGCCCACTCAGGCTAAACAAATGTATAgagatacattaaaaaaatacacaaaaatagcAATTTCTAGTTGTAACAATAAGTAGATGATAGCCAAGCCTAAAAACATAATACTGATACAAAACAAGGCAAAACTGACAAAAATAACCTTATTACAcaacataaaaacaaatgatgaaaaaaatagagcaaaaaattaaaaaatctcACAAAAAtgcagtgacagcagcagctCACAAGCCAGCACTGCCAGACACAAACAGCCAGTGCCCTCACCTTGATGGGCAGAGAGAAGAGGTAGATCTCCTCCAGGCTGCGAATCTTCCCATCCTTCACCAGGCGGCCAAGCTTAGTGATGGGCACCCactccttctcgttctccttgCCACGTCCCCTGCCCCTGCCACGACCCCGCCCACGCCCGCGCCCCCGACCCCGAGTGCCGAAGCCACCTCGGAACCCTCCACGGCCAGATCCGGAGTCTGCCATTCTGTGGGAGGGTGGAcaggtcagtggtggtggtggtggtgagaggaaagggtgttgtgaggaagaggaggataaataaatgctgaggttgaggaggaagagatactagatacatggaggaggaggaggaggaggaggaggaggaggaggaggaggagtaatttgAACCCCCATATAAACCCAACACAAGTAATCTATAATGCTGGCAGACATTTTTTAAAGATCTGAGCATTGTCACAAGAGATCTAGCTTGCTTCCTcccaaaaaaacatataaatctTTAAAAATCAGTCAGCTTTCTAGATTATTCGCACTGGGTATGTAAATGGGCTTCAGTTTACTCAGAATAAGAAGCTTTGTCTGCTAAGAACGGTGAAGGAAGCCATGTTGAGCCTAGGGGGGTAAAATCATAACTTGCTTGTCAgaatctaattttttttcatggtagATTTGTCTGTTTGGTATTTAATCTGCTTTTTACCGCAAATCATTAGTTTCTGTGAGATGCAGGGGCAGgggagttaaaaacactaaataaataaataaaatagaatgatttgtaggaaaaaaaaaagtgcaattaATTGAAAACAGGCTGGAAAACTAGCACACAAGTTTCCTTCAAAATATTGGTGAATTAACAAATATTTGCCAAGACCTGTAGTAAAATCAAAATAAGCAACgttgataagtaaataaatacataaataaataataaaaaaaagtgtgtgtgtgtgtgtgtgtgtgtgtgtttgaggttATCAGGGCTTGTGCACCATACACCGTACACAGCAGGAatccctcccttgctctccctgcCAGTAAATCAAGCCACCCTACCGAGGGAGGCTTGTAAAATGGTAAtgacagggtgtgtgtgtgtgtgtgtgtgtgtgtgtgtgtgtgtgtgtgtgttatttgcaCTATATACttcaaaataactaaataagtGATGGGAATAATGTAATCGTGTGTATCATAAGACATTCATATTAAGCAATAGCAAGATTTAGGGCCTTTCACATCAATTCATCCCAGAAAATATTGCAGACCTACGCAAATATTGCCATAGGCCTTATGTCACCAGAACAGTGCATACTCAATATTTCACTCCTAAAGTATCTCTAGTAGGCCTGAGCACACACTATATAAGCCTTAACACCCAGAAAATTccaataacaccaccactggCACCCAAAACAAGCAAGTAACACATGgcttcttattttacttatttcactCCATTTACCCGCCGTTATTCACCTTAATTACACACTAAAGTTGATCACGAGGCATTAAAGTAAATGGCTGTATGGTGAATGAATGTGTGAAGGAATGGATGACGGGTGATATGGACGGATAATTTACGTGATGCACTTACGTAGAGGTATTGTCaagtgagaaagaaggaaggggacggGGAGGCTGGTGAGCTCGCTCGTCTGATACCAAATCTGGTAACTCTTATAAAAACCTCATAACATCTATTAATATCACACTCTCATACATTAAGTGATACATAGTATACGttaaatattacagagaaaaaatacTATATGACTTCTACCCCATATTGTTAAGTATCAAGGCGTTAAATATTTAATCAATTGTACCAAGGTGTGACCtgttaattattaatttatatgcactaaaatagaaaatatgcgtggaaaatgcacaaaaaatacTTTAAAATTTATATTGTGCATTACTATGCATTAAAGCAATAAATACGAAAATATGTATGTAATGGAAAATATTACTGGAACCGCGGCCACCATCCCTGTCAAATGAAGGCCAGGATGCGCAATTTACCTGACAAACGTATTTCTGTCGATTTTGACTTCCAAGTGATGTAAGATAATAGTAAATGTACTACTAccataaacagaaaataaacaaaccatgTGATGGGGGTTGTGTGGCTCCCTTCTCATGACagcttaatcctttcactgcagtAAGcaacaaatcacacacacacacacacacacacacacacaaaagagagagagagagagagagagagagagagagagagagagagagagagagagagagagagagagagaatgtatgaaatctttatatatccaagaaagaggagagagagagagagagagagagagagagagagagagagagagagagagagagagagagagagagagagagagagagagagagagagagagagagagactttctctCTGACATAAGCCAGAGTGTCACGGTGAACAGAGTCAAATCCTCCCCAAGCAAAGTTATCCATGGACAAGGCTCAGTCGTGGGACCCTTGCATACACACGTAACATGATGTGACACTACTTCAAGAGGATTTGAACACCATCCTCTCATGGGCACAAAGAAATAACATGGCCCTCAACAGCGAGAAATGTGAGCTCTCCAGGTACGGAAGAACCATCCATGTCAAGTCAACCCATCCATATGAAGTCAACAACTGACTATCACTGTCACAACCAGGTCATTGCAGGAACCTCCCATGTAAAAGATTTTAAGAGTATATATATGAACAATGATGCCATATTGTCTCGCCACTACACCAGCTTCACACAGTCAGGAAAACTAATGAGTGGTTGGGCGCTTAGAACATTCCACAATGGAGAGGGAGGATACATGCTGATCCTGTGAAAAAGCTTAGTTCGCCCCAGACTGCAGGGGAGTATTGCTCTCAGCTTTGCTCTCCACACAAGATCACAGACATCATGAAGCTTGAGTTGGTGAAGAGAACCTTCACCACCAAAATACAGAGCACCCAACAACTAAATTACCGGGAAAGGCTAAAGTAACTAAACCTTTACTCGCtccagaggaaaagagagagagacacatcgTTGTCTACGTGTGGAAAATCATTGAAAAAAACTTATACCAAATGTGGGACTGGTGGTGAACACAGACTGAAGGAGGGGGAGACTGTGTCAGGTAGAGTACGAGACACAGATACCTTGTCCCAGGAGATGAACACACTAATACCCCATAGTTTCTCACACATGGGAGTACGTCTGTTTAACTGCCTGCCAAGGAGCATCAGAGACATGACTGGTCTCACCATCGATACCTTTAAATCTCACCTCGACAAATGGCTGGCAAACATCCCGGACCAGCCAGCAACACAGGAAACATCAGCTCCACTACTAACTCTCTCCCTGAGGCCATCCAAGAAGCCAAAAGGAAGGAGCCACGAGGACCTGCAAGGAGTGGAGGACCACTTCAGCTCCACTGTTAAAGGGCGAAATACTTCAAAGACTCAAAGAAAAGATGTGctaaatagcagtgaaagggttgtaAAGGCAGGTTTACACGGGGCAATTTTTTCTCCCGCCTAACTCCAGCCACGCGAAACTGCCGGCAGGCTTCACCCAGAAGCATTCACACGGTGGAGAGCAGCCGCTGGCCCGGTGCTTCAAAACAAACGAGAAGTCTTCCTCCGACGAGCAGCCTGGCTGCTGTAGCTATGGTTTTGCTGTGTTtcaagaaaaatacacacacacacacacacacacacacacacacacacacacactgggtaggtaaacgagtgagtgagtagttggatggatgggtgggtgaatTGGTGCGTGGATGGTAAGGTAGATGGGTGAGTGAGTTGCCCCTGTATTGTGCCTTACCTGTGTTACTGTATGTTTACATGTCTGTTTCTCTCGTCTCCAAcgaagctacacacacacacacacacacacacacacacagggaaacaGCGGTCACATTTGATGCGTCATTTATTTACAAGTTTGGCACCATTGATATCAAGCGAAGTAATTgtataaatacaataaatagcCTCTTCAGAttgtat
This region includes:
- the LOC135091129 gene encoding small ribosomal subunit protein uS5, with product MADSGSGRGGFRGGFGTRGRGRGRGRGRGRGRGRGKENEKEWVPITKLGRLVKDGKIRSLEEIYLFSLPIKEYEIIDFFLGPKLKDEVLKIMPVQKQTRAGQRTRFKAFVAIGDFDGHIGLGVKCSKEVATAIRGAIILAKLSIVPVRRGYWGNKIGKPHTVPCKVTGKCGSVLVRLIPAPRGTSIVAASVPKKLLQMAGIEDCYTSARGQTATLGNFAKATYAAIAKTYAYLTPDLWKETVFTKSPYQEFTDYLAKYHKISSEQRQETKLY